In the Cerasicoccus sp. TK19100 genome, CAATACAATGGCTACGAAGAGGAACTGCAGTATTTGAGCAAGCGCCTCGACTACCTGACTGCGGGCAACCAATCCGTGAAGGTGACCGGCGAGCAAAGCGAACTCACTGAGCTGCAAACCGCGTTCATGACCGCCACCGGTGGCAAGGAAACGTTCAGGGCTGCTGAGCAGGTGCTCAAGAAACAGCAAGCCATCGACCGCATTGCCGAGAGTGAATACTCCCGCCCATGGACTTTCCCGCGCCAGATCGCGCGCAGTGTCTGGTGTGTGTTTGTCGGCTTCTTCATTGGCACCACGATTGCCGTTCCGCTGGGTGTGATCTGTGGTCTGAGCCGCGTTTGTATGGCCGCGCTGACTCCGCTCATCGCGCTGTTCAAGCCGGTCTCGCCGATTGTCTGGCTGCCGATTGTTTTCATTATCGTTGGCGGATTTATCTCCGACCCGGAGCAGGCACCCGTCCACCCGGCGTTCCTTTCCTCGGCGATCACGGTGGCGCTTTGCTCGCTGTGGCCGACACTGGTCAACACCGCTCTGGGGGTTGCCTCGGTCGAGAAGGACCACGTGAACGTTGCCCGTGTGCTGCGTCTCGGCTTCTTCAGCCGTCTCTTTAAGATCGTGCTGCCATCGGCACTCCCGCTGATCTTCGCCGGGCTGCGCATCTCCCTTGGTGTGGGCTGGATGGTGCTCATCGCCGCCGAGCTGCTATCCTCCAGCGAAGGCATTGGAAAATTCGTCTGGGATATGTTCAACAACGGTTCTTCGCAGACCTTTGCCCAGATGTTCGTGGTGGTGTTCGTGGTTGGCGCGGTAGGCCTCTTGCTCGACCGCATCATGATCGTCCTGCAGCGCTCGGTGTCCTTCGATGGTGCCCCGACTGCAATCTAACTCTGCAACGCAAAGTAATTTCAACGACTGGTATTTTATGGCTTTCCTGGAAATGGAAAATGTCAGCGTGGGCTTCGGTCCGGAGGGTTTTCGGACCGAAGTCTTGCGCGACGCATCTCTCTCCGTGGAGGAGAATGAATTCATCGCCGTGGTTGGGTTTTCCGGCAGCGGTAAGAGCACTCTGGTTTCGCTACTCACCGGCTTGCTGCGTCCCGACAGCGGCGTCATCAAGCTCAAGGGTAAACCGGTGACGAAGCCCGGCCCGCACTTGGGCATTGTCTTTCAAAACTACTCGTTGCTGCCGTGGCTTTCGGTTTACGGCAACATCGAACTGGCCGCGAAACAGGTCTTCCCACACTACAGCAAAAAGGAGCGCAGGGCCCATGTGGAACGCTACATCGAAATGGTGAGCCTCACGCCGGCCCGCGACAAAAAGCCCAGTGAGCTCTCCGGCGGCATGCGCCAGCGCGTTTCCTTGGCGCGCACGCTCTCGATGCAGCCCGAGGTGCTGGTGATGGATGAGCCGCTCTCCGCGCTTGACGCCCTGACCCGGGCCAACCTGCAAGACGAGCTCGTCCGCATCTGGGAGGAAGACAAGCGCACGGTGGTCATGATTACCAACGACGTCGACGAAGCTGTGTTGCTTGCCGACCGCATTGTCCCGCTAACCATGGGCCCCGGTGCCACGCTGGCCAGGGACTTCCCCGTCACACTGGATCGCCCGCGCGATCGCACGACGCTGAACACCAATCCCCAGTTCAAGCACCTGCGCAATGAAATCATCCACTTCATGACCGCCATGAACAAAGAGGCCAAGATGCTTCGCGTCGATAAAGGCCTGGCCATGCCAGACATTCAACCAATCGATTTTTCCGCTGCTTAATCAAGCAACCAAAATACCTCAATCATCAACGCTGACACATCATGATTGACAACAGATATGTAGAAATTTCCAACCTCGTTAAGGCCTATCCGAATCCCTTCGGTGAAGCCGTGAAGGTTGTCGACGGGTTTAACCTGACCATCAAAAAAGGCGAAGTGATCGGAGTAATCGGTCACTCCGGTTGTGGCAAGTCCACGGTGTTGACCATGGTTGCCGGCCTCAACGATATTTCCGACGGTGGCATCGTGGTCGCCGGTAAAGAAATTGACGGCCCAGGCCCGGACCGCGCGGTGGTTTTCCAGGCACCTTGTTTACTTCCCTGGATGACGGCCTTTCAGAACGTCATGATGGGCGTGAAGCAAGTTTACCCGCACGCGTCCAAGCAACAGCGCCGCGTCATCGTGGAGTATTCGCTGAGTGTCGTTGGCTTGGCCGACGCCATGCACAAATACCCGCGTGAGCTTTCCGGCGGCATGCAACAACGCGTCGGCATCGCTCGCGCGATTGCGCTCAAGCCGAAGGTGCTGCTGCTCGACGAGCCGTTTGGGCGATTGGACTCGCTGACCCGGATGGAGTTGCAGGACGTTATCCTCGGCATCCTCGACCGTGAAAAGATCACGACGATGATCATCACGCATGACCCCGATGAGGCCATCTTCATGTGCGACCGCATTTGCATGATGACCAACGGGCCGCATGCGCGGGTGGGGCAGGTGATGCCGATCCATTTCGAGCGTCCGCGCAGCCGTGAGGAAATCATGGAGACGGACGAATTCTACCGCTACCGCCAGCGCCTGCTACAGTTTCTCGACGACTGCGAGGCCGAGAAGCATGGCGGCGGCCCGATCCGCTTCGATCCTGATATCGAGTCGGCCAGTGAGGCATTACCGCCCGCCGAAGCCGCCGCATCACACTGATCGCAGTATAAATATAGCCGAATGGTCAGCAGGCAGGAGTGCAAGATGTATAAAAATTACCGCCATCTTGTTTTCCTCACTGGCTCAGCGGTTTGGTTGTGGCTTCGAAATCTAGGCCCTGTGGGTGGAATGTTAAGCGTTCATGCCTATATGATAATCGTATGAATAATGCTCATACTTAGAATGAGCCGATTGATGTTTCTAAATCCCGCAGCAACAAGTAGTTGGCATGGCCGGTGCATCAATAGGAGCGAACATAATTTTTGAGTAATAATGATCTCCGAAGTCCATACGCTCGAGTCTGACGAAACGCCGATTGATCGGCTGTTGCGTGAGCAGGCGCGTCTCGAAACCCCCGTCACGGACTTTTCCCGCCGTTATGACGAGGGTGATTTCGAGGGACCGTTTCGTGACCTGTTGCCACTGGAAAACCCCAAGGAGGGCCAGCAGTTTGCCTTTGAGGTGGACTTGGATCGGTGCACCGGCTGTAAGGCCTGCGTGGCCGGTTGTCATAGCTTGAATGGCTTGGAGGAGAACGAAACTTGGCGCGACGTTGGCTTGATCCAAGGCGTGCGTGAAGGTAAGGCCTACCAGCAAACGGTGACGACTGCCTGCCACCATTGCGTGGACCCCGGTTGCCTGAATGGCTGCCCGGTCAATGCCTACGAAAAAGATCCGAAGACAGGCATCGTTCTGCACCTCGATGATCAGTGCATCGGCTGCCAATACTGCGTGCTCAAGTGCCCCTACGACGTGCCGAAGTACAGCAAGCGACTGGGCATCGTCCGCAAGTGCGATATGTGCTACAGCCGTCTTTCCGTGGGTGAGGCACCCGCCTGCGTGCAGTCGTGCCCGACGGAAGCCATTCGCATCGTCACGGTGGATAAGGAAGCTTTGCAACACAAAGCAAAGGAAGACGGCGCACCGTCATTCCTACCCGCTGCCCCGCATCAATCTTACACCAAGCCCTCGACGGCCTACATCTCCAAGCGTGACATCCCACAAGACGCAGTCGCGGGTGACGCCACTACGCTGCGCCCACAGCACGCGCACTGGCCACTGGTCATCATGCTGACCTTGACGCAGATTTCCGTAGGCTTGGCCGGTGCTGCCGCGATCTGGACTGCTCAGCAAGCTGCGCTTCTCGTCGCCTCAAGTATCTTTGCCGCGATTGGCTTGACTGCCAGTGTCCTGCACCTCGGCCAACCGCTCAAGGCTTGGCGAGCATTCCTCGGGGTGACGCATTCTTGGCTGAGCCGGGAGATCGTTACCTTCGGCGGTTACGCACCGCTGCTCTTCGGCCTGACCGCTGCGCAGTTTATCCCGCTGCCATTTGAAATTCCTGCCTTCGCACTTTGGGCGACAGTCGCTATCGGTCTGGCAGGCGTCTTCACCTCGGTGATGATTTACGCCGATACGCAGCGCCCATTCTGGCGGTTCACTTACTCCAGCGTCCGTTTCTTTGGTGCCTCGGCCATCGCGCTCGGTGTCGGCGGCTGCGTGTTTGGGCTGTGCTCGGTGAGCTTCCTGGCACTGTCACTCGGGGTGCTGGTAAAGGCAGCAGTGGACATCGCTGGCATGGTCGAGCTGGGCAACCCGCAGTTCAGCCCGGGCAAGCACAGTGCGTTGATCCAGCTCGAATGTGAACGGGAAGTGTTCATTGCCCGCTGGTTATTCACCTTAATCGGCGTGCTGCTAATCTGGTTTGGCGCGCAATCCGTTTTTGCCATAGGCGGTGCACTGCTCGTCCTGGGGGGCGAGATCGCGGAGCGCTACTTGTTTTTCCGGGCCGTGGCGGCACCCAAAATGCCGGGAGGAATTGCATCATGAACTCGACACGTTTTACCCAACGACCTGAAGCGAACACGCCGCTCCGCCAATGGAACGGCCCGCTGACGCAGGAGATCGTCCAGCGCCCGTCGGAGTTCGGCCTTGGCCAACTGCCCATGACGCAGCAGCCTGACGCCACCACCGAGAGCGTATGTGGCTACTGCGCCACCGGCTGTTCCCTGAAGGTTCACCTCAAAGACGGCCAAGCTTTTAATCTCTCTGCTGACAAAGCCTACCCGGTGAACATGGGCATGGCTTGCCCGAAAGGCTGGGAGTCGCTGGCCCCGCTTAAGGCCAATGACCGCGCCACCACGCCGCTGCTCCGCGACGCCGATGGCAAGCTGCAGCCGGTCTCTTGGGAGCAGGCAATGATGGAGATGGTCACCCGATTTAAGGGCGTTAAACAGGAGCATGGCGGACGGGCAATTTCCTGGCTCAGCACCGGCCAAATCCCCACGGAGGAGATGGCCTTTCTCGGCTCACTTTGTAAGTTCGGCATTGGCATGGTTCACGGCGATGGCAACACCCGCCAGTGCATGGCCACGGCGGTCGCCGCTTACAAGGAGTCCTTCGGTTTCGATGCGCCGCCCTATACTTATCAGGATTTTGAAGAGTCGGACGTGCTCGTCTTTGTCGGTTCCAACCTGTGCATCACGCACCCGATCATGTGGCAGCGCGTCATGCGCAATCGCCGCAATCCTGAGATCGTTGTCATCGATCCTCGCAGCACGGAGACAGCGATGGCTGCCTCGCATCACCTGCCACTGAAGCCGAAGTCGGACCTCGTTTTGTTCTACGGCTTGGCGCGCGCACTGATAGAAAACAACTGGATCGACCAGGACTTTATCGACGCGCATGTGGACGGCTTTGCCGAGCTGAAGCAGTTCCTGCTCGAAGGCGAATACGACCTCGCCAGTGTCGCAAAAATCTCCGGCCTCGATGAAGGTGCGTTGTTTGAAGTGGCCCGCCTGATCGGCAGCGGTAAACGCGTCTCCCTCTGGTGGACCATGGGCGTCAACCAAAGTCACGAAGGCACCCGCGTCGCGCAGTCGATCATCAACCTCGCTCTGCTGACGGGGAACATCGGCAAGCCTGGAACTGGCGCGAATTCCATCACCGGCCAGTGTAACGCCATGGGCTCGCGCTTGTTCAGTAACTCCACGAATTTGCTCGGCGGCCATAAATTCACCTGCCCAGATGATCGCGCCAAAGTCGCTCGTATTCTAGACATTGACGTGGCCTGCATCCCCACCGAAAACAGCTGGAGCTACGACCAGATTTTAGAAGGCGTCGAGCGCGGTGAAATCAAAGCCCTGTGGATCATCGCCACGAATACCGCGCACTCATGGATCAACCAAAACCGTTGGAACCGCCTCCGCGAGAAGCTGGATTTCCTCGTCGTGCAGGATATGTTTCACACGACCGAGACCGCGCAGATGGCAGACCTAGTCTTGCCCGCCGCCGCGTGGGGCGAGAAGGAGGGCACGCTAATCAACAGCGAGCGCCGCATCGGCCGCATTCGTAAAGTCAGCCGCGCGCCCGGACAGGCCCTGGCAGATTTTCACATTTTCCAACTCGTCGCACATTACTGGGGCTGTGGCGAAATGTTCAGTCGCTGGCGCTCGCCTGAGGCCGTGTTTAAAATCATGACGGAGCTCTCCAAAGGCCAGCCCTGCGACATTTCCGGCATTGAAAATTACGCGATGCTGGAGCGAAACGGCGGCATACAATGGCCGCTAGCTGAGTCCGTTGAAAAAGTCGAAAAGCAACGACGCCTGTTTACCGACGGCAAATTTTTCACCCCGAATGGCCGCGCGAAAATGATCTTCGATACGCCGCGAGAATTGCCAGAACCGACCGACGAGGAGTTTCCCTTTACACTACTTACGGGCCGCGGCTCGTCCTCTCAGTGGCATACCCAGACACGCACTGGAAAGTCCGACGTGCTGCGCAAACTTTACCCCGCCAAGGCATACATCGAGATCAATCCCGAAGACGCGCGTCGACTCGGTATTGGTTCCGAAGAATCGGTTGTGGTTCGCTCCCGTCGTGGCGCGATCACCGTGACTGCACACCTGACGCCAATCACGCCGGTGGGATCCATCTTTGCTCCGATGCACTACCGCCAAGTGAACCAACTCACGCACTCGTCCTTTGATCCGCATTCGCGCCAGCCCTCCTACAAGGCCTGCGCGGTGGCGGTGAAAAAGGCCTGAAATTTGACACTCATCAACGACTGACATCACCATGAGCACCAACCAGGAATTCAACCCGATACAGAAACAGTACTTGCAGGGATTTTTTGCAGGCGTTTCTCAGCGCGGTTACTTCGTTGGGCAGACCGCAAACGGGCAATTTACCCACGAGGCCGGATCGGCCGAAGGCGGAAACCTTGCCGAGGAAACCGTGCACGGCACGCCCATTGACGATCTCTCCAAAGAGGAAAAAATCAAATACGACCAACATGGCCTCGACGTGTGGGACACTATGCTCGATAACGCTGCAAGGGATAGATTTCCAGAGGGCGGCGATGTCTTCCGCTATAAGTTTCATGGCCTCTTCTATGTGGCCCCTGCGCAGGATGCCTTCATGCTACGCTGCCGGATTCCCGGTTGCGTACTGCGCGCGGATCAAATGATCGGCTTGGCGGAAATCGCGGAAGACTGGGGCGGTAATTGCGCGCACGTTACTACGCGCGGCAACTTCCAGATTCGCGAAATCAAAGCGAAAGACAGTGTTGATGTGCTGGTAAAAATGCGTGAACTCGGACTGACCGCGCAAGGCTCCGGTGCCGATAATGTGCGCAACATCACAGCCTCACCCACGAGCGGTTTTGACCCGCTGGAAGTTATCGACGTGCTGCCGCTGGCCAAGGCAATGCACCACTACATTTTAAACAACCGTGATCTCTACGACTTGCCGCGTAAGTTCAACATCGCCTTCGATAATGGCGGCGCGGTGAGCGTTTGCGCCGATACCAACGATATCGCATTTTACGCAGTGCGAGTCGGCGGAGAGCACGATGTCGAGCCCGGTGTTTACTTCCGCGTGCAGCTCTGCGGCATTACCGGACACAAGCAATTTGCCAGTGACTGTGGGCTGCTGCTCAAGCCGGAAGAATGCGTGGCCGTTGCCGCTGCGATGCTGCGTGTTTTTCAGGAACACGGTGACCGCACGAACCGCAAAAAGGCACGGCTGAAATACCTCGTCGACAACTGGGGTGTGGAAAAATACCTCCAAGAAGTTGGCAAGAAGCTGGCCTTCAAACTGCGTTACTTTGCATTGCAAAGTTGCGAGCCGCGCCAGCCCGTCACGCGCCATGGTTACATCGGCGTTTACCCACAAAAGCAGGAGGGTTTGAACTACGTTGGTGTCACTTGCCCGGTGGGCCACATGACTCCCGACCAGATGAAAGGCGCGGCCCGACTGGCCACGAAATATGGCAAGGGCGACATCCGCCTGACCGCCTGGCAGAACTTTATCATTCCGCACATCGCGACGGAGGACCTCGCTGCATTCAAGGCAGAGCTCCGTGCGCTCGGGATGAACTGCGAGCACGATTACATCATGAACGGTCTTGTAGCCTGCACGGGTAATGCCGGTTGCAAATTTGCCGCCTCGGCCACAAAGGCGCATTCGCTCAAACTGGGCGAGCACTTGAAGAGCGCAGTGACGCTGGACCAGCCGATAAACATCCACCTTACCGGTTGTCCGAACTCCTGCGCACAGCACTACGTGGGCGACATCGGCCTGCAAGGAGTGAAGATAAAAGTCGATGGCGAGTCCGTCGAAGGTTACCACATCGTGCTCGGTGGTGGCGTCGACAACGAGCAGGGGATTGCACAGGAGGTGTTCCAAAGCGTGCCATTCGAGGAGATCCCGCCGCTCTTGGAACACGTCCTCAAAACTTACCTGGCCTCACGCGACGGCACGGAGAGCTTTATTCAATTTACCCGCCGTCACACCACTGAAGAACTCAAACAAATTTTTGCGAACCATGTCCTCAACTAGTCCTCAAGCCCTCGTTCCGTTCTTGCCGGAAAACGCGCCATTCACTGCGGAGCAGCGCGCTTATTTAAATGGTCTGCTGGCGGGCATTTTCTCAGGCTCGCCTGCCAGCTTGCCAATGCCAGCCGAAAGTGCGGCCCCCGCACGCCCCCTAACGATCCTATTCGGTTCGCAAACGGGCAATGCCGAAACACTGGCCAAGCAAACCGCCAAAAAAGCCAAGGCTCAAGGCTTTGCCGCGGAGGTCTTCGACATGGAAGCATACCCGACGGAGCGCCTGCCCAATGAGCAGAATTTGCTCATCATTACCTCGACCTATGGCGAGGGCGACCCTCCCGACAATGCTGAGGAGCTGCACAGCTTTCTCCTGTCCGACGAGGCACCGAAGCTGGAGAAAGTCCGCTACTCGGTGCTGGGACTCGGCGACTCGAATTACCCGGATTTTAACCAGTGCGCCAAGGAGTTTGACTCGCGCCTAGCCGAGCTTGGTGCCGAGCGTTTGCACAATGGCGTGTATTGTGATGTAGAGTTCGACGACGACTTCGAGGAGTGGTTAAGCGGTACGTTGAGTAAAGCGAATGAAGGTGAAGCACCTGCGACAAACTCTGCGATGCAAAGTTTACCTGCGCCGACTGAAGCCGAAGAAGCACCCGGTTACAGTCGCAAGAATCCGTTTGCGGGCAAGCTGCTGAA is a window encoding:
- a CDS encoding ABC transporter ATP-binding protein, producing MIDNRYVEISNLVKAYPNPFGEAVKVVDGFNLTIKKGEVIGVIGHSGCGKSTVLTMVAGLNDISDGGIVVAGKEIDGPGPDRAVVFQAPCLLPWMTAFQNVMMGVKQVYPHASKQQRRVIVEYSLSVVGLADAMHKYPRELSGGMQQRVGIARAIALKPKVLLLDEPFGRLDSLTRMELQDVILGILDREKITTMIITHDPDEAIFMCDRICMMTNGPHARVGQVMPIHFERPRSREEIMETDEFYRYRQRLLQFLDDCEAEKHGGGPIRFDPDIESASEALPPAEAAASH
- a CDS encoding ABC transporter permease, giving the protein MKFKILKALDVAGLQVFDPVVRLICGENPPEQFRKILLFIGVPIVTFVVFLGVWTYLAPRHTTKAGEVPTPGVVKSAADGIWTFHVRENQKATDFLLEGEAREEALATVKARIVELEPLAAAAKEQLDELESASKAKIDAEVGPLQAKYKEMRTQSRDEAKAREEALIAEAQALPVNDAAARDAFLLKVAEHEAKLEADKEAQKDFKAQIDAAYTAKFPEMEAVRDQYNGYEEELQYLSKRLDYLTAGNQSVKVTGEQSELTELQTAFMTATGGKETFRAAEQVLKKQQAIDRIAESEYSRPWTFPRQIARSVWCVFVGFFIGTTIAVPLGVICGLSRVCMAALTPLIALFKPVSPIVWLPIVFIIVGGFISDPEQAPVHPAFLSSAITVALCSLWPTLVNTALGVASVEKDHVNVARVLRLGFFSRLFKIVLPSALPLIFAGLRISLGVGWMVLIAAELLSSSEGIGKFVWDMFNNGSSQTFAQMFVVVFVVGAVGLLLDRIMIVLQRSVSFDGAPTAI
- a CDS encoding NirA family protein, whose translation is MSTNQEFNPIQKQYLQGFFAGVSQRGYFVGQTANGQFTHEAGSAEGGNLAEETVHGTPIDDLSKEEKIKYDQHGLDVWDTMLDNAARDRFPEGGDVFRYKFHGLFYVAPAQDAFMLRCRIPGCVLRADQMIGLAEIAEDWGGNCAHVTTRGNFQIREIKAKDSVDVLVKMRELGLTAQGSGADNVRNITASPTSGFDPLEVIDVLPLAKAMHHYILNNRDLYDLPRKFNIAFDNGGAVSVCADTNDIAFYAVRVGGEHDVEPGVYFRVQLCGITGHKQFASDCGLLLKPEECVAVAAAMLRVFQEHGDRTNRKKARLKYLVDNWGVEKYLQEVGKKLAFKLRYFALQSCEPRQPVTRHGYIGVYPQKQEGLNYVGVTCPVGHMTPDQMKGAARLATKYGKGDIRLTAWQNFIIPHIATEDLAAFKAELRALGMNCEHDYIMNGLVACTGNAGCKFAASATKAHSLKLGEHLKSAVTLDQPINIHLTGCPNSCAQHYVGDIGLQGVKIKVDGESVEGYHIVLGGGVDNEQGIAQEVFQSVPFEEIPPLLEHVLKTYLASRDGTESFIQFTRRHTTEELKQIFANHVLN
- a CDS encoding DmsC/YnfH family molybdoenzyme membrane anchor subunit encodes the protein MISEVHTLESDETPIDRLLREQARLETPVTDFSRRYDEGDFEGPFRDLLPLENPKEGQQFAFEVDLDRCTGCKACVAGCHSLNGLEENETWRDVGLIQGVREGKAYQQTVTTACHHCVDPGCLNGCPVNAYEKDPKTGIVLHLDDQCIGCQYCVLKCPYDVPKYSKRLGIVRKCDMCYSRLSVGEAPACVQSCPTEAIRIVTVDKEALQHKAKEDGAPSFLPAAPHQSYTKPSTAYISKRDIPQDAVAGDATTLRPQHAHWPLVIMLTLTQISVGLAGAAAIWTAQQAALLVASSIFAAIGLTASVLHLGQPLKAWRAFLGVTHSWLSREIVTFGGYAPLLFGLTAAQFIPLPFEIPAFALWATVAIGLAGVFTSVMIYADTQRPFWRFTYSSVRFFGASAIALGVGGCVFGLCSVSFLALSLGVLVKAAVDIAGMVELGNPQFSPGKHSALIQLECEREVFIARWLFTLIGVLLIWFGAQSVFAIGGALLVLGGEIAERYLFFRAVAAPKMPGGIAS
- a CDS encoding ABC transporter ATP-binding protein, whose product is MAFLEMENVSVGFGPEGFRTEVLRDASLSVEENEFIAVVGFSGSGKSTLVSLLTGLLRPDSGVIKLKGKPVTKPGPHLGIVFQNYSLLPWLSVYGNIELAAKQVFPHYSKKERRAHVERYIEMVSLTPARDKKPSELSGGMRQRVSLARTLSMQPEVLVMDEPLSALDALTRANLQDELVRIWEEDKRTVVMITNDVDEAVLLADRIVPLTMGPGATLARDFPVTLDRPRDRTTLNTNPQFKHLRNEIIHFMTAMNKEAKMLRVDKGLAMPDIQPIDFSAA
- a CDS encoding molybdopterin oxidoreductase family protein, with translation MNSTRFTQRPEANTPLRQWNGPLTQEIVQRPSEFGLGQLPMTQQPDATTESVCGYCATGCSLKVHLKDGQAFNLSADKAYPVNMGMACPKGWESLAPLKANDRATTPLLRDADGKLQPVSWEQAMMEMVTRFKGVKQEHGGRAISWLSTGQIPTEEMAFLGSLCKFGIGMVHGDGNTRQCMATAVAAYKESFGFDAPPYTYQDFEESDVLVFVGSNLCITHPIMWQRVMRNRRNPEIVVIDPRSTETAMAASHHLPLKPKSDLVLFYGLARALIENNWIDQDFIDAHVDGFAELKQFLLEGEYDLASVAKISGLDEGALFEVARLIGSGKRVSLWWTMGVNQSHEGTRVAQSIINLALLTGNIGKPGTGANSITGQCNAMGSRLFSNSTNLLGGHKFTCPDDRAKVARILDIDVACIPTENSWSYDQILEGVERGEIKALWIIATNTAHSWINQNRWNRLREKLDFLVVQDMFHTTETAQMADLVLPAAAWGEKEGTLINSERRIGRIRKVSRAPGQALADFHIFQLVAHYWGCGEMFSRWRSPEAVFKIMTELSKGQPCDISGIENYAMLERNGGIQWPLAESVEKVEKQRRLFTDGKFFTPNGRAKMIFDTPRELPEPTDEEFPFTLLTGRGSSSQWHTQTRTGKSDVLRKLYPAKAYIEINPEDARRLGIGSEESVVVRSRRGAITVTAHLTPITPVGSIFAPMHYRQVNQLTHSSFDPHSRQPSYKACAVAVKKA